The genomic interval GTGTTGTTGATAACACAAGAACTAGATGGGGAAAATTACGGCCTTATCTATTAATTGCACCAATCCCTATCGCAGTACTAACAATATTAACCTTTCTATTAATTAATTATACCTACTCTCTAAAAATTGTATATATATTTGTTACTTACATCTTATGGGGAATGGTATATACCATTGGAGATGTACCATATTGGGGGTTATCTGCTTCAATGAGTAGTGATACAAGTGAAAGAACTAGATTAATCACTTTTACCCGGTTTATGACGATGGTTGGTTCTGGAGCTAGTATAGTAGGGATACCTTTGTTGGTAGAAAACTTAGGAAATGGATCAGAAAAACAAGGTTATTTACTTACAGCTATTATTGTCTCTATAATCGGGTGTAGTTTATTTTCTCTAGCTTATTTTAATACTAAAGAAAGAGTGATACCACAGAAAGAAAAAGTAACATTAATCGAAAATATGAAACTGTTTTTAAAAAATACACCACTTCTCATTATTTTATTTTCAAGTATTTTGGGTTTTAGCCGATTTATGTCACAGTCAGCCGGAACCTATGTTACAAAATATAATTTGCATGATTCTGAATTATATTCTTTACTTGGTGGTGTATTAATTACTTCTGTTTTATTCGCGATTATTATAACGCCGTTATTGCTTAAATTCTTTACGAAAAGAAATCTATATATTTTGACAAGTATATTTGGTGCGATTATGTATTTCTTAATGTATTTAACTGGATATGATAGTTTAATTGATGTGTTAACTTTTGTATTTTTTAGTTCTTTATCCATGGGATTTTTCAATGTTTTACAAACCTCAATGATTGCTGATTCTGTTGATTATTTAGAATGGAAAACAGGCAAACGTGCAGAAGGATTATGTTATGCTTCCCAAACATTTTTCTTTAAATTAAGTGGTGGTTTAACGAATTTTACGATGGGTATGGTTTTGTATTATACAGGGTTTGTTAAAGATTCACCAAATCAATTACCACAAGTCTATCATGGAATATTTAGTTTAGTTTCACTTATTCCTGGTATTGGATGTATTTTGAGTATAATTCCAATGTTCTTTTATAAATATACAGATAAAGATCAGAGGTACTGGGTGGAAGAAATAAAACATCGAAAAGATAAAATGAAAGAAAAGGGGAATCAAATTGAAGAAAGCATGGTATAAAGAAGGCGTTGTTTATCAAATCTATCCTCGGAGTTTTAAAGATAGTAATGGAGATGGAATTGGAGATATTCGTGGGATTATTGAGAAGTTGGATTATTTGAAAGAATTAGGTATTTCTATTGTTTGGTTATCACCAGTCTATCAATCTCCTAATGATGATAATGGTTATGATATAAGTGATTATAGAGATATTATGGATGATTTTGGGAAATTAGATGATTGGAAAGAGATGATTAAAGGACTTCATGATAGAAATATTAAACTGGTGATGGATTTAGTTGTAAATCATACGAGTGATGAACATCCTTGGTTTATAGAAAGTAAAAAAAGTAAGGATAATCCTTTCCGTAATTACTATATTTGGCGTAAAGGTAATGGGAGAAAGAAACCGAATAATTGGACATCCTTTTTTACTGGAAGTGTATGGGAATATGATCAAACAACTGATGAATATTATATGCATTTATTCAGTAAGAAACAACCTGACTTAAATTGGGATAATCC from Mycoplasmatota bacterium carries:
- a CDS encoding MFS transporter, whose protein sequence is MNEKIKIKEIASYGLAGMGQNMVYILSSSFLMIFYTDVFGINARTVGTLFLVARVWDAINDFIMGSVVDNTRTRWGKLRPYLLIAPIPIAVLTILTFLLINYTYSLKIVYIFVTYILWGMVYTIGDVPYWGLSASMSSDTSERTRLITFTRFMTMVGSGASIVGIPLLVENLGNGSEKQGYLLTAIIVSIIGCSLFSLAYFNTKERVIPQKEKVTLIENMKLFLKNTPLLIILFSSILGFSRFMSQSAGTYVTKYNLHDSELYSLLGGVLITSVLFAIIITPLLLKFFTKRNLYILTSIFGAIMYFLMYLTGYDSLIDVLTFVFFSSLSMGFFNVLQTSMIADSVDYLEWKTGKRAEGLCYASQTFFFKLSGGLTNFTMGMVLYYTGFVKDSPNQLPQVYHGIFSLVSLIPGIGCILSIIPMFFYKYTDKDQRYWVEEIKHRKDKMKEKGNQIEESMV